ATTTTCAAGTGCCATTCGTACCGATTGAACGTTTGCCTTATCTTCTATAGAAAGATCACCCTTATCTGCTAGTTCACATATCCCTTTAATTACTAGTTGTACCTTTTCAAAATCCTCTTCAGATAGTGGCTGTGTGTTATATATACTATTTGTATAATCCCTCATTATTGATATGCCATAATCTATATTAGGTGCCCACTTACCACCTAAATCTTCTATGTATTTTATCGTACCTGCCCAACCTGCAGTCTTAGTTATGTACCACCTAGGATGTGGCGTCCCTATAGGATCTACTCCACAATATATACCCATATGGTTAAAATGTGCCCTTACACCATCCTCCGGCGTTTCAAAAGACTCATGATCCTCGGTCTTATCCCCTGTGGGATTGGCAGTCTTTATACCTGCCCAATTGTTCATATAGGGTCTAACTGAACCGGTATAACGCCCAAAGTTGGTCTCCTTTGCCGCCTGAGAATAAAGTATCTCAGGATTAATCCCCGTTTGTCCATAATAGTACCAATAGGTAGGTGCAATATCTATATACCTAAAATGGGCACCTTTTTTTATGGCCCAAGTCTGCGCCTGCAGTATAGTAGCCTTAGTAGTGCCTATTATGGGCGTCTTAAGGGACTGTATTTTATTTTCTACAGCTAAAAATTTATCTATCAAATTACTAGGAATTGATGTCCGTTCATCTCCAGACATATTATCATAGATTCCCCTTGCCTCTTCAACCCTTTTTTTATCATCTGCCCTTATCTGGGCAATAGTAGAAGGCTCAGGCAGTAGATTTACTATATCAACAAATTTATTGCTAGGGGAATCGGGAGCCGTTGGCTCCGGCCTTATTTCATCCGATGCCTTAAACACCCTATTGTCTATTACCCCATCTAATCCTGCATCTCGAAGATTTTGAAGACATCTATCTGCATCTTGTTTTGTTTCAAACTTATCTACTATCATCCAATACCAATCATTTTCCGGTATATAGAGGGCAAATGCATTCTTAAACCCTCTATCCATAAGCATTTGTATATTATTTACTGCATTTACCTTATCTCTATTTATTGAATATCTAACACAATAGTAGCCATTTAATCCTGATTTTATCCTATCCTCCAATGCCGTTAGCTTATATACATTGTTTACCCTCTTTTGTTGATCCAAAGTAAGTCGATCATATGCTATTCTTACTACCTGAACCTGTTTTTTAAGACTATCATCTATTTCCTGTACCTCTTCTACCTCTGGCAATGTATCTATTAAATTGATTACCAGCTGAACTGCCTTTTTATCCTCTTCTGCCGGATCCGTTGGTTTAGGATCAATTGGTTTAGGATCAACTGGTTTAGGAGCTTGTCCATCTTTTACTATTCTTATGTTGATGGCCTCAATGCGCCTACTTTCTCCTGCTGTTCCGGCAAATGCGCCGTTTGACTTCCATTTATCTACGTTGGCCTTTGGATTTCCCGTAAGTTTTAAGGCATTTAATCTATTATCAATACCCCAACCGTATTGGGCCATGTGTACCTGATATTCTATCTTATATCCCTTGTAATCACTGTTTGTCCTGGTATCGATCAGCCTTAGTTGTATGCCCTCTATCCGTTTTGACTCACCTTTTGTACCTATATAGCCATTGGATTTTAACCACAAAGAACCATCCTTAGGATCCTTCCACACATTCTGGCTACCTGCCTTTGGCATATCACCAAGCCCTTGCACATGTCCTCTATAGACTAA
This window of the Xylanivirga thermophila genome carries:
- a CDS encoding glucosaminidase domain-containing protein, with translation MFGRSVISKVLIFVMILGVIFSTGIFAEVYNAADEVTISGYGHVETYSNVNSEYIKRLVFRLGTMGKGKRIEGLSLKLTNPPANMILVYRGHVQGHGDMPKAGSQNVWKDPKDGSLWLKSNGYIGTKGESKRIEGIQLRLIDTRTNSDYKGYKIEYQVHMAQYGWGIDNRSNALKLTGNPKANVDKWQSNGGFAGTAGESRRIEAINVRIISNNTSGEEVYDAIKFSGSGHVESYGNLNGEYIVEGVTTRLGTMGKGKRIEGLSLKLTNPPANMILVYRGHVQGLGDMPKAGSQNVWKDPKDGSLWLKSNGYIGTKGESKRIEGIQLRLIDTRTNSDYKGYKIEYQVHMAQYGWGIDNRLNALKLTGNPKANVDKWKSNGAFAGTAGESRRIEAINIRIVKDGQAPKPVDPKPIDPKPTDPAEEDKKAVQLVINLIDTLPEVEEVQEIDDSLKKQVQVVRIAYDRLTLDQQKRVNNVYKLTALEDRIKSGLNGYYCVRYSINRDKVNAVNNIQMLMDRGFKNAFALYIPENDWYWMIVDKFETKQDADRCLQNLRDAGLDGVIDNRVFKASDEIRPEPTAPDSPSNKFVDIVNLLPEPSTIAQIRADDKKRVEEARGIYDNMSGDERTSIPSNLIDKFLAVENKIQSLKTPIIGTTKATILQAQTWAIKKGAHFRYIDIAPTYWYYYGQTGINPEILYSQAAKETNFGRYTGSVRPYMNNWAGIKTANPTGDKTEDHESFETPEDGVRAHFNHMGIYCGVDPIGTPHPRWYITKTAGWAGTIKYIEDLGGKWAPNIDYGISIMRDYTNSIYNTQPLSEEDFEKVQLVIKGICELADKGDLSIEDKANVQSVRMALENLDPNLKTMLDYYNRVLQEIERKVNQI